In Mesoplasma florum L1, the DNA window GTTGAAAATCCCTGAATATATCAAGCATCACCAGAAATTGATTCTGGCTCAATAAAAATTTGATGAGTTTCTTTTGATGAAAATCTTACAATTTTATCTTCAAAACTTGGACAGTATCTAGGACCTATAGATTCTACTTTACCTGAATACATTGCTGATTTTGTCAAATTATCTTCGATTATTTTTTTTGTTTCAGAACTTGAATGAATTAAGTAGCAAAGTTCTTGCTTTTCAATTGGTGTGTATTCATTTGTAGAAAAACTGAAAGCTAATTTTGCGTCAGTCCCTGGTTCTTTAATAGCTTTAGAAAGATCAACAGAGTTTTTGTATATTCTTGGAGGAGTTCCTGTTTTAAATCTAAAAAGTTCAACTCCAGATTTTTTTAAAGATTCACTTATTCCATTAGATGTCGGTTCTTCGTTTGGGCCTGAAGAAAATTTTTCATGTCCAGTTAAGATCTCTGATTTTAAATATGTTCCCGTTGTTAAAACAACACATTTTGATTTTAAAATTTCTCCATCTTTTAATAAAACACCCGTTACTGTATTATTTTCAATAATAAGATCTGTTGCAATAGACTCTATTAATTGTAAATTTATTTGTTCTTCAACAATTTTTTGCATATATTTTGAATATTCTTCTTTATCTGATTGGACTCTTAGTGCTCAAACACCAGGCCCTCTAGAAGAATTGAGTAGTTTTGTTTGTAAAGCTGTTTTATCAGCAGCTTTTGCCATTTCGCCACCTAATGCGTCAATTTCTCTTACAACTATACCTTTTGCAGGTCCACCAACACTTGGGTTGCAAGGCATTGCGGCAATTCTATCTTTATAAAGATTAATTAATGCTGTTTTTTTGTTTAATCTTGCAGATGCCAAGGCAGCTTCAACACCTGCATGACCACCACCAATAACAATAACATCAAAATGTTTATTCATAGCAATTCTCCTTTTCTAATTTTATGTCTATTTAATTTTAGTCTTTTTTAATTTATAAGCAATTATAAATAAATTACTTAAAGTAAAAAATACCTTAACAGGTATTTTAATTTTTATAAAAACCAACTTTAATCTAATCAATATCTAAATCTTCTACTTTAATGTCGATGATTTCACCTTTTTTTATTTTTTCATCTTCTTTTGCCATTCTGTTTTTTTGTTCTAAAACTTCTTCTGGCAATTTTTTATTAACATTAATGTATTCAATTTGTTCAGCAGTAATAGTTTCTAAAACCCTTAGTGATTCTGCCAATAATTCTAAAGTTTCCATATTTTCTTTAATTATTTTTAAAGCAATTTTGTATGACTCTTCAAGAATTTTTGAAATTTCAGCATCAATTCTAGCTGCTGTTTCATCAGAATAAGTACCTTCCATTTTACCGTATGACTCTTCAGCCATAGTTAAGAATTTTGTCATACCTAAACTTGACATACCAAATTGAACAACCATTCTTCTAGCTATATTTGTAGCTTTATCTAAGTCATCATGAGCCCCTGTTGTAACGTTTTCTTTACCAAACATTATTTCTTCAGCGGCTCTTCCACCTAAATAACCTGCAATAGTTGCGAATAAATCTTTTTTAGATGAGAATACTGTTTCATCTTTTGGAGTCATGATTGTGTAACCACCAGCATTTCCACGAGGTATAATTGTTACTTTTTGAACTTTTGATGCACTATCAAGTTTTAAACCAATTAAAGCATGTCCAGATTCATGATATGAAACAATATCTTTATCTTGTTTAGTCATTGCTCTTGATTTTTTAGCTGGCCCACCAACTACACGATCAATAGCTTCATCAATTTCAGTAATTGTAATAATGTCACGTTTTTCTCTAACCATTAATATAGCAGCTTCGTTTAAAACGTTTTCTAATTGAGCACCTGAGAAACCTGGTGTTCTTTCAGCAACTCTATATCAATCAACAGAACCATCAATTTTTTTACCTTTAGCATGTAATTCTAAAATAGCTTTACGTTCTTTAATATCAGGTAAAGATACTTGGATAACTCTATCAAAACGACCTGGTCTTAACAAAGCAGGGTCTAAAACGTCAGCACGGTTTGTAGCTGCCATAACAATAATTCCTGAGTTAGTTCCGAATCCATCCATTTCAACCAATAATTGGTTTAATGTTTGTTCGTTTCCACCTGAACCCATTCCATTATTTCTTTTTCTACCTACTGCATCAATTTCATCAATAAATATAATTGCTGGTGCTGATTTTTTAGCATCGTTGAACATTTCACGCACACGACTTGCACCAACCCCAACAAACATTTCTTCAAATTCTGATCCAGCGATAGAGAAGAATGAAACTCCAGCTTCTCCAGCTACTGCTTTAGCAAGTAATGTTTTACCAGTCCCTGGTGGACCTTCCATTAGAACACCTTTTGGCGCTCTTGCTCCAGCTTCTGCATATTTTGCAGGGAATTTTAAATAATCTACTAATTCTACTAATTCTGATTTTTCTTCTTCGATTCCAGCTACGTTGGCAAATTTAACATCTGATTTTTCAGCACGAGCTCTATTTTTACCCATACCAAATATATTACCTGCTCCAGCACCAGCACCAGAAGAACTTTTCATCATGAATCAAATAATTCCACCAAATAATAATACATAAATTAATAATGGTGCTAATGAAACTAATAATGCCATTCCTACAGATCCTTGGTAAACAAGCGCTGGTCATGGGTAAGGTTTATCAGCCATTATAGTCTCAAACCTTTTTTGTGTCAAATATGCCACAAAATTTACATATTTTCCTGTACTTTCTAAAAAATAACTACCCTTTACAACAACCGTATTGTTTGAACCATAATAAATAATTACATTTTTTCAATATTTATCAGCGTTCGGATCTATTTGTG includes these proteins:
- the ftsH gene encoding ATP-dependent zinc metalloprotease FtsH; protein product: MKTKKSKSTLWFWLIILLAIIVTIIIIAVTVKGTTQVISDATFADWMSKSPQIDPNADKYWKNVIIYYGSNNTVVVKGSYFLESTGKYVNFVAYLTQKRFETIMADKPYPWPALVYQGSVGMALLVSLAPLLIYVLLFGGIIWFMMKSSSGAGAGAGNIFGMGKNRARAEKSDVKFANVAGIEEEKSELVELVDYLKFPAKYAEAGARAPKGVLMEGPPGTGKTLLAKAVAGEAGVSFFSIAGSEFEEMFVGVGASRVREMFNDAKKSAPAIIFIDEIDAVGRKRNNGMGSGGNEQTLNQLLVEMDGFGTNSGIIVMAATNRADVLDPALLRPGRFDRVIQVSLPDIKERKAILELHAKGKKIDGSVDWYRVAERTPGFSGAQLENVLNEAAILMVREKRDIITITEIDEAIDRVVGGPAKKSRAMTKQDKDIVSYHESGHALIGLKLDSASKVQKVTIIPRGNAGGYTIMTPKDETVFSSKKDLFATIAGYLGGRAAEEIMFGKENVTTGAHDDLDKATNIARRMVVQFGMSSLGMTKFLTMAEESYGKMEGTYSDETAARIDAEISKILEESYKIALKIIKENMETLELLAESLRVLETITAEQIEYINVNKKLPEEVLEQKNRMAKEDEKIKKGEIIDIKVEDLDID